ATCGGAACCTGCGGCAACACCGGCATCTGGAGCAGCGGCCCGCATCTGCACTTCGAATCCAACCGCCCCCAGCTGCTGGGATCCCTCAGCACCGATGAGGAGCCTGTGCCTAACGGCCTTGTGGAGCCGAACGCACCGGTGGCCACCGGCGGTTCACCCAATGCCCTCACACCGAGGCCATGATGGGCCGCTGAACCCAGCCACACCCGTGGCCCATCCTCGTTGAACAGGCTGGCCACGATCTGGGCCATCTTTCAGGGGTTGCTGCTGGAGGCCCTGCCCTTTCTGCTGATCGGTGTACTGATCGCAGGCCTGGCGCGCTGGCTTGCCCCAGGCGGCCGCTGGCTGCAGCGCCTCCCCCGCCGACCCCTGCTGGCCCCGCTCACCGGCGCAGCCCTGGGCTTTGCCCTGCCGGCCTGTGAATGCGGCAATGTGCCGGTGGCGCGGCGCCTGCTTGCCGGGGGTGCCCCCCTGGGCTCAGCCCTGGGGTTTCTGTTCGCCGCACCGGTGCTCAACCCGATCGTGCTGGCCAGCACCTGGGCGGCTTTTCCGGATCAACCCTGGCTGCTGGCGGCCCGTCCCTTGGCAGCTCTGCTGGTGGCCCTGGCCCTCTCAGCCCTGTTGCAGCAGCTACCGGAAGTGGCTCTGCTGGAGCCGGCGCTGCTGGAGGAGCGGCGCTTGAGCCAGCCCCTCGACCAGGTGGGGCTGCTGGAACGGCGCAGTGGCCTGGTGGGAAGCGTGGCCCCGATGCCACCTGCCCCAGCGGAGCGTCCCAGCCTGGCCAGCGTGCTGGATCACAGCAGCCGCGAGTTTCTGGATCTGGCGGGGCTGTTGGTGCTGGGCTGTGCGATCGCCGCCGTGGTGCAAACCCTGCTGCCGCGCACCTGGCTGCTGGCAGTTGGAGGAGCCCCCACCCTCTCGGTGTTGAGCCTGATGCTGATGGCGGTGGTGGTGTCGGTGTGCTCCAGCGTGGATGCCTTCCTCGCCCTGGGTTTCGCAGCCCAGATCACCCCTGGCGCCCTGCTCGCTTTTCTGGTGCTGGGGCCTGTGGTCGACCTGAAGCTGCTGGGCCTATTCGGGGTGGTGCTTCGGCCCCGCGCCATCGCACTCACCGCCGCTGGCGCCTGCGTTGTTGTGTTGTTGATCGGCCAATGGGTGAATCTCTGGCTGCTGTGATCCGTCCAATCACCCTGGCGCTCTGGGGCGCGGTGCTGCTCTGGAGCACCCTCTCTGGTCGCCTGGATCTGCTCTTGCGCGGTGTGTTCCACCCACTGGTGGGCCTCAGCGGTGTCGCCCTGCTCGCTCTGGCGCTGCAACAGGTGCTGAGGGGCCGGCAGGACCAGCGCTGGAACCGCGGTTGGGCCTTGAGTGCACTGCTGGCGATCGCCGTGCTGGCCATGCCGCCCAATCCATCCTTCAGCGATCTGGCCGCCAACCGCAACAGCGATCTCGGTGAGGCCGTTGAGCTCGATTTCCTCCTGCCACCCAGCCAACGGAGCCTCACCGACTGGGTGCGGCTGCTACGCAGCCAGCCCGACCCAGCCCTCTACGCAGGCGATCCAGTGAGGATTAGCGGTTTCGTGCTGACACAACCCGACGGGCCGCCCCAACTGGGACGGCTGCTCGTGCGCTGCTGCCTGGCGGATGCCACTCCCATTGGCCTTCCCGTGCGCTGGCCCGCCGGAGCTACACCCCCCGCAGATCAGTGGCTGGCAGTGGAGGGAACCATGGGTGTGGAGACCATCGCCGGACAACCGCGCAGCGTGGTGCTCCCCAGCCGGATCCGTCCGATTCCACGGCCCGCGCGGCCGCTGGAACCATGAAGCCCCTCCCGTTGCTGCTGGCCGGTGGAGTGCTGTTGGCAGCCCTGCAGCAACAGCTCCTGCTGCGCCGCCCGCCTCGGCTGCTGGACCTGGTCTCCAGCTCGGCCAGCTCCGGCCCGGCGGCGCTGTCGCTGCGATTCAGCCGCCCGATGAATCGGGCCAGCCTGGCGGCGCTGAGCAGCTTGAATCCCACCGCTCCCCATCAGTGGTTGGGATCGGGAGATGCCCTGCGGCTGCTGCTCACGTCGCAGCAGCCGATCCACAGCGCCATGGCCCTGGTGATCCGCGGCCGGGATCAACGCGGTTTAACCCTGCCGCCGCAGCGCTGGCGCTGGGATCCCCGGCCCAGGCTGCTGGCGGTGGTGCCCGTAGATCAGGGTGAACAACTGCAGCTGCAGCAACGCGATGGCCGCTGGCAACCGCTCACCCCAGTGCTGGAGCAGATCACGGCCGTGCAGCCCCTGGGGAATGGCACGGGGATCGCCCTCACCACCCGGGAAGCCGAGGGCGAACGGCTGTGGTTGCTGCCGCTCCAACAAAGCGCCCTGCAGCCTCAGACGGCGGCGAAACCCGAAGCTGTTCAAGCCGGGCGCCTGCAGGCCCTGTTGCCGGAGCCATTGATCTTTGCGCACCTGAGCAGCAACCGCCGCGGCGATCTGTTGGTGCAATGGAGCGCCCGCGCCCTGGGGCGCTCGATCACCAGCTTCTGGGCCGAAGGCCAACAGAGCGCCCGGCCAGAGCAGCTCAACCTGGAGGCCTCGGGGCCGATGCAGCTCCTACCCGAGGGTGCCGCCCTCGTGGTGCCGGAGATCGAAGGCCTCAGTTTGCGCAACCTGCCGGGCAAGCCCCAGCGGCGGCAGCTCCTGCCGGGCAGCCGCGATCTGAGCAGTTTCTGCCCCGTGAGCGGCCGTGCCCTGCTGGTGCGGCACTGGCCTGATTTCCGCCGCTCCCTGGAACTGGTGGAGCCCGGCTTGGCGCCCAGGCAGCTGTGGCTCGGCCAAGACGCTGTACTCAGCAGCGCCTGTGACCGCGGTGGGGAACGGGTGTGGCTGCTGCTGAGTCATTGGCGCAATGCCCAGCACACCCGACTGCTGGAACTCAACCGTCAGGGGCAGATCGTGCGTGAACGGGATCTGAGCGGCTGGGAGGTGGAGCCGGGCGTGCCGATGGCCTACGACCCCACCCGCCAACAGCTGCTGCTCACCCTTCGGCCGCAGGGTCACCCAGAGGCCCAGCCGGTGCTGATTCCCGTGCGGGATCTCACGCTGCAACCGGTGCAGAAGGGTGTGCGCCAAAGCCTGTGGCTACCGCCTGGCTAGCTGCAACGGCAAGAGCAGCAGACACAACACACCGATCAAGGGACCCGGCGGCAGGTTCACCCAGGGCTGAATGGATAGCGCCAAGCCACCGCCGCTCAGCAGTGTTCCAAGCAGCGCTGAACGCCACAGGGCCTGGCGCAGGCTGCTGGCTCCCGGCAGGGCCAGCAGCGCCGGAGCGGCCATCAGGCCGATCACCAGCACCACCCCAACGGCCGTCATCGCACTCACCACGGTGAAGGCTGTCACCAACGTGAGCAGCAAGCGCAGGCGCCGCACCGGCAAGCCAGCGCTGGTGGCACCCAGGGGGTCCACCCCTAGATACACGTAGTGGTGGTAGCGCCAGGCCAGCAGCAGCAGCATGGCCAGCAGAGCCAGCAGGCTGCGGGCCAGATCAGTGGGTCCTGCAGCCAGCAGATCGCCGAACAGCACCGCTTCGAGATCCACGCGGATGCCCAGCAGGGGGATGAGCAACACCCCTAGCCCAAGAAAGCCCGCCAATACGGTGTTCAGCACCGCCTCATCACCGGGCTGACCAGGGCGCGCCGTGGCGCTGAAGCGCTCCGCCAGCAGGGCACCCGCCAGACCGCTGATCACACCCCCCACACCCGGATCGATGCGCAGGGCCACCGCCAGGGCCAGCCCGGGAAGCACCGCGTGCGACACGAGATTGACCAGGAACAAGCGTCGCTGCACCAGCAACAGCGTGCCGGCGAGTGGGCAGAGCCCCCCCACTACCAACGCCACCGCGAGCGGCAGCAGCCACCACACCTGCTCCATAGGATCAGGGCCCCTGCCCCGCTGGTTCGGCCATGCCCTCCCAGGTTGCCGCCTCAGGTGATCGCCAGCTGCTGCTGCTGGAGCAACTGAAGCTGGCCGATCGGGAACTCTCCGGCCAGGATCTCCACGCCCTGCTGCGCCAGGGCCCCCAATCCATGGGCCTGGCCACGGTGTACCGGCACCTGCGGCAACTGCAGCAGCAGGGGCTCGTGCGCTGTCGCCACCTCCCCAGCGGCGAGGCCTTGTTTGCGCCGGTGGAGCGCGATGAACACCACCTCACCTGCGTGGATTGCGGCACCACGCTGGTGCTGGAGCAGTGCCCCATGCACAACGTGCAATTGCACGGCGATCAAGCCGAAGGCTTTCAGTTGCTGTTCCACACCCTGGAGTTTTTCGGCTTGTGCCGCAACTGCCAGGCGCGCCAGAGCGCCTAACCGCAGCAGTGATTGCCCACCCGCAGATCGCCCAGGGCCTGGCGAACCTGCTGGGGCGTGCCATCCGCCAGAAGCTGGCGATCGAGCACGAGTACGCGGTCGTAGGCATCGAGATCGCGCCCCCAGTCGTGACTGCTCACCAACAAGGTGAGGCCGGCATCACTGAGTTGCCGCATCACCCGCAGCAACTCTGTGCGCGAGGGCGGATCAATGGCGGCGCAGGGTTCATCCAGCAAGAGCACCCGCGCGGGTTGCACCAGGGTGCGCGCCAGCAGAGCGCGCTGCTGCTGACCGCCCGAGAGTTGATCCAGGCGGCGCCGCGCCAGACCCACCAGCCCGACCCGTTGCAGCGCTGCTTCCACATCACAACAACCGGGCCGCTGGGCCGCCAGCCGCCCAAGTGCCACGAGCTCCCTCACGGTGATCGGGAAACTCCAGGCGATCTCCCCGCGTTGAGGCATCAGGGCCAACTGCTGCCGCGCCAGCGCCGGGGTGAGCGGGCTTCCCTCCCAAGTGATCGAACCCTCCGAGAGGCTCAGCTGCCCCTCGAGGGCCTGCAACAGCGTGCTCTTCCCCGCCCCATTGGGTCCCACCAGAGCGGTGAGGCTGCCCGGCGGCAGGGTGAAGGACAACTGATCCAGCACCAGCTCCGGCCCGCGGCGCACACACAGCTGATCAACGCTGAGCACCGCAGCAGGCGTCACTCATTCCAAGTTAAAGAGCAATCGCGCTTGAATCGAGGCGCTGCTCGTGCACCGTTGATGCTGCGCACCATCGTTGCCGTGGCGGGAGGTCTCGCCCTACTGGGTGCATCAGCGGGTTCCGCTTCGGCCCAAACGGAACGCCAACTGCTGCAACCAGACGACTGGGCTTATCAGCGTCTGAGCGCCCTGCGGGTGCAGCACGGTTGCTCCACAGCCACCTCAGAGGAGAGGCTCAACAAGGGGCTCGCGATCTCACGCTTCAGCGCGGCTGCACTGCTTCAGGACTGCCTGGCGCATCGCCATGGCAGCACGCCGGAACTCGCACCGCTGCTGCTGCAGCTCGGGCAGGAGCTGCAGCAACTCGATCAGCGCGTGGAGATCCTGGAGGCCACGCAGTTTTCTCCCACCACCAAGCTCAAGGGCCTCGCCAGCATGGTGCTGGGTGGCAACAGCTTCCAGGGCAGCGACCAAGCCAAGGTGAACAGAAGCCGATCCAAATTCGGCGCCACCAGCTTCAACTACGACCTCAAGCTCTACCTCGACACCAGCTTCACGGGGCAAGACCTCCTGCGCGCTCGCCTTCGCAGTGGCAATTTCGATCGATCGAGCAACAGTTTCTACGGAGCTGGGCCCAGCAAATTATCCATCCTGGAAACAGCCTTTCAGGAGCAATCGGGGCCCGACATCGTTTCGGTGAACCGGCTCTACTACCAGTTCCCTTTAGGCAAAGGATTCACCGCCAGCTTTGGGCCACGGATCGGCCAGCTGGATCTCTTCGCCATCAGGCCCAGCCTCTACCCCGCTGAAACAATCCTCGATCTGTTTACGCTCAAGGGAGCACCAGCGGCGTACAACTATCAGCTGGGGGCAGGCGCAGGGCTGTGGTGGCAATCCCCCGGTGGATTCAGCGTGAGTGCCAACTATGTGGCAGGCCACGGAAGCGATGGCAATCCCAGCCAGGGAGGTATCGGCACGGCGAATGCAGCCAGTACAGGCAGCGTGCAACTCGCCTACAGGAGCGACCAATGGGCTGCTGCAGCCGTGGTGAGCTCCGTGCAAAACCTCGGTGGAGTGATTGATTACGCCACCAATTTCACGCTCAACAGCCTGAGCAATCCCGGGCACACCACGGCTTTTGGACTCAGCGGCTATTGGCAACCCAAACAATCCGGCTGGCTGCCTTCAATCAGCGCCGGCTGGGGGTTTAATCGCACCAACTACGCCGCTGAGGTGGATCGGCAGGGCCTTGTGGCCACGAGCCAATCATGGAGCGTGGGCTTGCAATGGAGTGATGCTTTTACACGCGGCAATGCCCTGGGCATGGCCGTGGGCCAGCCGATCTTCGCCACCTCGCTGTACGGAGGAGACATCCCTCGCGATGGCAACTACGCCTGGGAGTGGTGGTACAAGATTCAGGTGAGCGACAACCTGGCGGTGACGCCAGCCCTGTTTCTACTCAGTCGCCCCCTGGGCGCCGAAACCCCTTCCGGCGAAAGCTTTAGACAGCTCGGCGCCCTCCTGAAAACGACCCTGCGGTTCTGAGAACCGTTATCATTGCAAAAACAAACGCTTGTCCGGATGCGGCGCATCGCAGCAGCCTCCACAGCGGCTCTTGCCGTGGCCCTCAGCCAGGCCTGCAGCCCACCCCCGAGCGTGGACGTGATCGCGGCCGACGGCGCCCTGTGCGACCTCACCCGCCGACTGGCCGCCAACCAGCTCAACGTGACCTGCCTGCTGAGTCCAACCGACGACCCCCACCAACTGCAACTCACACCGGCACAGACCCGCCAGATCCATCAAGCCCAGCTGGTGCTGATCAATGGCTACGGGCTCACACCAGCCCTTGAGGATCTCGGCAACGCCGTGAAAGTGGCAGAGCTTGCCGTGCCAGACAGTCCGCAGCTCAAGCGATCAGGAGCCCCGAGCGAGAAGCACGAGACCCATGACGACCATGAGCACGGAGCGCACGACGCAGCCGCCCATGCCCATGGCGACCGCGATCCCCATGTGTGGCACGACCCACGCCAAGCCCAGGCCATGCTGAGCCTGGTGAGCCAACGGCTCCAACAGCTCCGGCCACAAGCCGCGCCACAGATCCAGGCGCGGGCTCAAGCCATGCAGCGAAGCCTCAACGATCTCCACCGCTGGAATCGCCAGCAATTCGCCACGATCACCGCTCCTCGGATCCTGGCCAGCGGCCATCGGGCTTTCGCCAGCCTGGCGAGGGCGTACCAGCTGCAGGAATTGGCCGTGGTGGATGAAGGCAGCACCAGCGAGGCGCTGCGGCCGCAGACCCTGGCCCGCGCGGTGAACACGCTGCAACAGCAGGGCGTGCGCAGCCTCTTTGCTGAACAACAACCCGCCAGCAAGGCGCTGCAACGCATCAGCAGCCTCAGTGGCGTCCCCTTGGCAGAGCAACCGCTGCTGGCCGACACCGCCGGCGACAACCTGATGGCCACCCTCACCGCCAACACCTGCTTGATCGTGGATGCCCTGGGGGGCCGCTGCAACCAAGCCAGTGGAGCCGACCTGGTGCGGGCTTGGAGCACCATCCGCTGAACCGGGCGCACCGATGTAACCAATGGCACATCAGCCCGTGCTCGAGCGCGCAGAGCACGACCGCGCCCGCTCAAACGGCATACGATGCGATTGATTCTCAACAGCAGCGTCTTACCGCGCCATGGCTCAACAGATCGGTGGCTCCTCAGGAGACGTGACGCCCATCCAGCGCGCCACCACAGCTCACGCCAAGAAAAAGGGCTGCAAACAGAAGAAGTGCTCCCACTGGAAAGGCGGCCAATGCCGCTGCGGACGCGACTGAGCCGCCACTAAGCGACTGGCCCCGATTCACCAGCAGCACCCATCCCGCCTTTCACATGGGCCAGGGCCGTGCCTTCCAGGAACTGCTGGTCGAGCAGCAAGAGCGCCGCACTGTTCTCACCGGCCAAGCGCAACCGCTTACAGACAAAACGCGCTTCGGCTTCTTCCTGCAACTGCTCGGAAACAAACCAATCCAGCATGGCCGTGGCGCTGCGCTCGCCCAATCCTTCCGCCAGGGTGTAGAGGTGATGGATCGAGGCAGTGACTCCCTTTTCCAGCTCATACACGTGATCAAATAAGGCCTGAACTGAACCCCAGTCCCGCTGGGGAGCTTCAATGGTGGGCAGTTCAACATCCTGATCGCTATCCACGAGATAGGCGATCATCCGTGAGGCATGACCGCGCTCTTCATTGCTCTTGGTGAGCATGTACGCGGAAAATCCCACCAGATCCTTCTCGCGAAGCCAGATCGACATCGCCAGATAGGTGTGGCTCGCCTGAAACTCCGAGGCCAGGTGATCATTGATGGCTCGGGTGAGCTCCTTCATCCTCAAAATCCGGTGGCAATAGACGGGTTCTAGCGGATCACAACACACCTCCAGATGCCAGACACACCTGGAGGTGATCAATGATTCCGGCTCGCGTCAGCTTTCCAACAAACTGCGCAACATCCAGGCCGTTTTCTCATGGATCTGGAGGCGCTGGGTGAGCAAATCAGCCGTGGGCTGATCATTGGCTTCATCCGCGATGGAAAAAACGCTGCGAATCGTGCGGGCCACGGCTTCATGGCCCTGCACCAGCTCGCGCACCATCTCCAGAGCAGGGGGCACCCCCTGGGTTTCCGGAATCGAGGCCAAGTCGCGATAGATCGAGCCGCCAAAGGGCGCCTGATGGCCCAGAGCACGGATCCGTTCAGCAATCTCGTCGAGCGCTGTCCACAACTCGGTGTATTGCTCCATAAACATCAAATGGAGCGTGTTGAACATCGGCCCCGTTACGTTCCAATGGAACCCATGGGTCTTCGCATACAGAACAGTGCTGTCCGCCAGCACCCGGCCCAGACCCTCAGCGATCCGAGCGCGCTGCTCAGCGGGAATGCCGATATCGATGGGAGGTGCGACAGCCATGGGCGTGTTGCGAGCAGGAATGCCTCCGTTCTAGGGACCGTGGCCAGCGGTGTCAGCTCGGATCAGGCCGGCAGCCGCCAGCGGGCCTCCAGGCGCTTGAACAGGAGGGAGGCTGTGGTGGTCATCAGCAGATACACCAGGGCCACCGCGATGTAGATCTCGAAGGCGCGATAGGTGGTGGCCACCATCAGCTGCCCCTGGCGGAACAGCTCATCGAAGCCGATCACCGCCGCGAGACTGGTGTCTTTGATCAGGGTGATGAATTCGTTGGCCAGCGGTGGCAGCACCCGGCGCAGCGCCTGCGGCGCGATCACGAAACGCATCCGCGCGATCGGGCTGAGACCGAGCGCATCGGCAGCCTCCCACTGGCCGCGATCAATCGACTCAATGCCACTGCGCAAGGTTTCGGCGAGGTAGGCCGCCACATTGAGGCTGAGGGCGGTCACCGCCGCCGCCAGCCGATTGATGCTGAAGGGCACCTCCAGGCTCTGCAGCAGAGCCGGCAGACCGAAATAGATCAGGAACAGCTGCACCAGCATCGGGGTGCCGCGGAAAAAATCGATGTAGAGGCGGCAGAGCAGGTGAACCCCACGCCACGGCGCCTGGAGCAACACGGCTAGCGCGGTGCCCCCCAGGAGCCCGAAGCTGAAGGAGAGTGCCGTCAGCATCAAGGTGATGGCCGCGCCCTTGAGCAGATTCCCAGCCAGCAACTGAAGATCCAGGCCCGCGAGCGGAGAATCTGCACCCTCAAGTGCCGGAGCACGCGTCGGAAGCGCAGGCGGCTCAGCCGCAAACCAATGCCGGTAAAGCTCGGCATACCGCCCATTGGTGATCAAGGTGGTGAGTGCCTCATTCACCGCAGCGGTGATCGGCGCATTGGTGGGCAGCGCAATCCCGTAGTACTCCGTGCTCAGGTGTTCACCGGAGATGCGCAATCCGGTGAGCTTGGCCTGATCAATCGCATAAAGAATCGCCGGCACATCACTCACCACCGCATCGGCATTGCCATTCGCCAACTCCTGCAGAGCTAAAGGCGTGGAATCGAAACTGCTCACCCGTGCACCGGGCACCCTGGCGGCCTCAATCGCGCCCGTGGTGCCGATCTGAACGGCGATGCGCCGATCCTTCAGGGCCTCGAGGCTATCGAAGGCGGGGCCGTTCTCACGCACCACAATCGCCTGGCCCGCCTCGAAATAAGGGCGGCTGAACTCGATCGCCCTGGCGCGCTCAGCCGTGATCGTCATGGCGCTGATGGCCGCATCCACGCTGCGGGCCTGCAAGGCCGGAATCAAACCATCAAAGGGCAACGGCACCCAGGTAATCGGATGCCCCGCCACCTCGCCGATGGCCTGCATCAGCTCGATGTCGAAGCCGCTGAGGGAGTCGGTCTGCGGGTTGCGGAACTCAAAGGGGGGAAACGTGGGATCCGTACCCACCCGCCATGGGCTTGATGGGGCAGCACGACTGCCAAGGGGCACCAGCACGGCCAGCGCCACGAGCAGTGCCAGCAACTGCAGACGCCAGGTCCGCAACAGCTGCAGCAAACTGCGTCTGGGCCGATGGGCCATGGCGTGGCGAACCCTTGGATCTCCCAATGATCAGCACAACAGCTGCAGAACCCGTGCTGCAGTGCAGTGATCTGCACAAAAGCTACGGCGCGCTGCAGGTGCTCCGGGGGGTGAGCACCACAGTGCATGAAGGTGATGTGGTGTCGATCATCGGGCCCTCCGGATGTGGCAAGAGCACGTTTCTGCGTTGCCTCAACCGCCTTGAAAGTTTTGAGCAGGGCCAGCTGCAGGTGATGGGGCGCTTCGTACCGGGCGGCGCGATGCACTGGCGCCAGCTGCGCCGCCTGCGCATCAGCGTTGGCATGGTGTTTCAACAGTTCAACCTGTTTCCGCACCTCACCGTTCTCGAAAACCTAGTGCTGGCCCCCAGGCAGGTGCTGCAGTTGCCCCTGCCAGTCTGCGAACAGCGCGCCCGTGTTCATCTGGAGCAGGTGGGCTTGAGCGAACGCGCCGATACCTACCCAGGCCAGCTTTCCGGTGGCCAAAAACAACGTGTGGCCATCGCCCGCAGCCTCTGCATGGAACCTGCGGTGATGCTGTTCGATGAGCCCACCAGCGCCCTCGACCCAGAACTGGTCGGCGAGGTGCTGCAGGTGATGCGCCTACTGGCCGAAAGCGGCATGACGATGCTGGTGGTGACCCACGAGATGCGTTTCGCCCGGGAGGTGTCCAACCGCGTGCTGTTCTTCAACAACGGTTTGATCGAAGAACAGGGCGACCCTGCCGAGGTGTTCGCACAGCCCAAAAGCGAACGACTGCGCACCTTCCTGGCCCGGCAGTAGCCATCCCGCACCAGCCGAGCACCATTCAGAGGGCCTGAGGATCAGACTGCCTTCAGCCTTGCCCCACGCAGCCTCGTGACCGCCAGCGCGACAAGCCCCGCCCGCGAACCTCTCACCGCCTCAAGCCCTCTGCCGGTCACGATCCTCACCGGATTCCTGGGTGCCGGCAAAACCACGCTGCTCAACCACATCCTCAGCAACCAGCAGGGCGTGAAAACGGCTGTGCTGGTGAACGAATTCGGCGAGATCGGCATCGATAACGATCTGATCATTGCCACCGGCGAAGACATGGTGGAGCTGAGCAACGGCTGCATCTGCTGCTCGATCAACGGTGAACTGCTCGATGCGGTGTATCGCATCCTCGATCGCCCGGACCCGGTGGACTACCTGGTGGTGGAGACCACCGGCCTGGCGGACCCCCTGCCCGTGGCGATGACCTTCCTGGGCAGCGATCTGCG
This genomic stretch from Synechococcus sp. HK05 harbors:
- a CDS encoding metal ABC transporter permease, with the protein product MEQVWWLLPLAVALVVGGLCPLAGTLLLVQRRLFLVNLVSHAVLPGLALAVALRIDPGVGGVISGLAGALLAERFSATARPGQPGDEAVLNTVLAGFLGLGVLLIPLLGIRVDLEAVLFGDLLAAGPTDLARSLLALLAMLLLLAWRYHHYVYLGVDPLGATSAGLPVRRLRLLLTLVTAFTVVSAMTAVGVVLVIGLMAAPALLALPGASSLRQALWRSALLGTLLSGGGLALSIQPWVNLPPGPLIGVLCLLLLPLQLARR
- a CDS encoding ferritin, with amino-acid sequence MKELTRAINDHLASEFQASHTYLAMSIWLREKDLVGFSAYMLTKSNEERGHASRMIAYLVDSDQDVELPTIEAPQRDWGSVQALFDHVYELEKGVTASIHHLYTLAEGLGERSATAMLDWFVSEQLQEEAEARFVCKRLRLAGENSAALLLLDQQFLEGTALAHVKGGMGAAGESGPVA
- a CDS encoding amino acid ABC transporter ATP-binding protein; protein product: MISTTAAEPVLQCSDLHKSYGALQVLRGVSTTVHEGDVVSIIGPSGCGKSTFLRCLNRLESFEQGQLQVMGRFVPGGAMHWRQLRRLRISVGMVFQQFNLFPHLTVLENLVLAPRQVLQLPLPVCEQRARVHLEQVGLSERADTYPGQLSGGQKQRVAIARSLCMEPAVMLFDEPTSALDPELVGEVLQVMRLLAESGMTMLVVTHEMRFAREVSNRVLFFNNGLIEEQGDPAEVFAQPKSERLRTFLARQ
- a CDS encoding ABC transporter ATP-binding protein; amino-acid sequence: MLSVDQLCVRRGPELVLDQLSFTLPPGSLTALVGPNGAGKSTLLQALEGQLSLSEGSITWEGSPLTPALARQQLALMPQRGEIAWSFPITVRELVALGRLAAQRPGCCDVEAALQRVGLVGLARRRLDQLSGGQQQRALLARTLVQPARVLLLDEPCAAIDPPSRTELLRVMRQLSDAGLTLLVSSHDWGRDLDAYDRVLVLDRQLLADGTPQQVRQALGDLRVGNHCCG
- a CDS encoding ABC transporter permease subunit (The N-terminal region of this protein, as described by TIGR01726, is a three transmembrane segment that identifies a subfamily of ABC transporter permease subunits, which specificities that include histidine, arginine, glutamine, glutamate, L-cystine (sic), the opines (in Agrobacterium) octopine and nopaline, etc.) — protein: MAHRPRRSLLQLLRTWRLQLLALLVALAVLVPLGSRAAPSSPWRVGTDPTFPPFEFRNPQTDSLSGFDIELMQAIGEVAGHPITWVPLPFDGLIPALQARSVDAAISAMTITAERARAIEFSRPYFEAGQAIVVRENGPAFDSLEALKDRRIAVQIGTTGAIEAARVPGARVSSFDSTPLALQELANGNADAVVSDVPAILYAIDQAKLTGLRISGEHLSTEYYGIALPTNAPITAAVNEALTTLITNGRYAELYRHWFAAEPPALPTRAPALEGADSPLAGLDLQLLAGNLLKGAAITLMLTALSFSFGLLGGTALAVLLQAPWRGVHLLCRLYIDFFRGTPMLVQLFLIYFGLPALLQSLEVPFSINRLAAAVTALSLNVAAYLAETLRSGIESIDRGQWEAADALGLSPIARMRFVIAPQALRRVLPPLANEFITLIKDTSLAAVIGFDELFRQGQLMVATTYRAFEIYIAVALVYLLMTTTASLLFKRLEARWRLPA
- a CDS encoding TIGR03943 family protein, whose product is MGESLAAVIRPITLALWGAVLLWSTLSGRLDLLLRGVFHPLVGLSGVALLALALQQVLRGRQDQRWNRGWALSALLAIAVLAMPPNPSFSDLAANRNSDLGEAVELDFLLPPSQRSLTDWVRLLRSQPDPALYAGDPVRISGFVLTQPDGPPQLGRLLVRCCLADATPIGLPVRWPAGATPPADQWLAVEGTMGVETIAGQPRSVVLPSRIRPIPRPARPLEP
- a CDS encoding Dps family protein, whose protein sequence is MAVAPPIDIGIPAEQRARIAEGLGRVLADSTVLYAKTHGFHWNVTGPMFNTLHLMFMEQYTELWTALDEIAERIRALGHQAPFGGSIYRDLASIPETQGVPPALEMVRELVQGHEAVARTIRSVFSIADEANDQPTADLLTQRLQIHEKTAWMLRSLLES
- a CDS encoding Fur family transcriptional regulator, which produces MPSQVAASGDRQLLLLEQLKLADRELSGQDLHALLRQGPQSMGLATVYRHLRQLQQQGLVRCRHLPSGEALFAPVERDEHHLTCVDCGTTLVLEQCPMHNVQLHGDQAEGFQLLFHTLEFFGLCRNCQARQSA
- a CDS encoding permease, which gives rise to MNRLATIWAIFQGLLLEALPFLLIGVLIAGLARWLAPGGRWLQRLPRRPLLAPLTGAALGFALPACECGNVPVARRLLAGGAPLGSALGFLFAAPVLNPIVLASTWAAFPDQPWLLAARPLAALLVALALSALLQQLPEVALLEPALLEERRLSQPLDQVGLLERRSGLVGSVAPMPPAPAERPSLASVLDHSSREFLDLAGLLVLGCAIAAVVQTLLPRTWLLAVGGAPTLSVLSLMLMAVVVSVCSSVDAFLALGFAAQITPGALLAFLVLGPVVDLKLLGLFGVVLRPRAIALTAAGACVVVLLIGQWVNLWLL
- a CDS encoding metal ABC transporter substrate-binding protein, translating into MRRIAAASTAALAVALSQACSPPPSVDVIAADGALCDLTRRLAANQLNVTCLLSPTDDPHQLQLTPAQTRQIHQAQLVLINGYGLTPALEDLGNAVKVAELAVPDSPQLKRSGAPSEKHETHDDHEHGAHDAAAHAHGDRDPHVWHDPRQAQAMLSLVSQRLQQLRPQAAPQIQARAQAMQRSLNDLHRWNRQQFATITAPRILASGHRAFASLARAYQLQELAVVDEGSTSEALRPQTLARAVNTLQQQGVRSLFAEQQPASKALQRISSLSGVPLAEQPLLADTAGDNLMATLTANTCLIVDALGGRCNQASGADLVRAWSTIR
- a CDS encoding iron uptake porin — protein: MLRTIVAVAGGLALLGASAGSASAQTERQLLQPDDWAYQRLSALRVQHGCSTATSEERLNKGLAISRFSAAALLQDCLAHRHGSTPELAPLLLQLGQELQQLDQRVEILEATQFSPTTKLKGLASMVLGGNSFQGSDQAKVNRSRSKFGATSFNYDLKLYLDTSFTGQDLLRARLRSGNFDRSSNSFYGAGPSKLSILETAFQEQSGPDIVSVNRLYYQFPLGKGFTASFGPRIGQLDLFAIRPSLYPAETILDLFTLKGAPAAYNYQLGAGAGLWWQSPGGFSVSANYVAGHGSDGNPSQGGIGTANAASTGSVQLAYRSDQWAAAAVVSSVQNLGGVIDYATNFTLNSLSNPGHTTAFGLSGYWQPKQSGWLPSISAGWGFNRTNYAAEVDRQGLVATSQSWSVGLQWSDAFTRGNALGMAVGQPIFATSLYGGDIPRDGNYAWEWWYKIQVSDNLAVTPALFLLSRPLGAETPSGESFRQLGALLKTTLRF